The sequence GGGTTCGGCCGGAGGAACGGCGTCATCGTCGGGGTCTCGAGCCGGGTCGGATTTGTCTATGTCGGACCGGGCCTTGCTCAGGAACGGCTTCAGGGCCAGCTCTATGGCGGCCCACGCCAACGCTAGGGCTCCAACAACCACCACCGCATCTTTCGCCTttcccatcttcttcttcttcttgttcttgatTGAGTGTGCCACGTGCCTTGTGTTTTTGTAGTATCAAAGAGT is a genomic window of Arachis ipaensis cultivar K30076 chromosome B06, Araip1.1, whole genome shotgun sequence containing:
- the LOC107645163 gene encoding outer envelope membrane protein 7, encoding MGKAKDAVVVVGALALAWAAIELALKPFLSKARSDIDKSDPARDPDDDAVPPAEPKPLDPPAPPAPDA